The DNA sequence AGACGGGAATGTAGCGTAGCTGATGAAGCTTCACCAGTTGAGGCGGGCTTGATATTGATTGATGAGGACGCGTTCACGGCCAGGCAGTCGCGCGTTTAGTGCGAGATGACGGGAGAGCACGTGATTCAGAGCAGGCAGCGACCCACTCACTTTCCAGACCGGATCGTCGGGAGCCCCCGCGCTTGCCCCACCTGTTTCTCGATCTCTTTTCTAGAGACGCCCTTGACGCTTTGGCTTGGGTTGTAAGTAGAATAGTACCGGGAGGGTCTGGAATGGTTGGACTACCCTCATCACGCGGCCATATCTTGTGACTCTTGAACAGCGCTGAGGATGGCAGACCTTAGTATATGCTGCCATGAGAAAGCGACCTCCGGTCATGTAAAGACTCTTCGCGACAAAACTGGAGCAAACACTTACAAGACAAGTACGTTTATGAGCATTTCACAATGTTCTAGAAACATTCTGTTTCATACCAAACCGGACGAATAATACCTCAATTTCCAGGCTTAAAAATCGGTCATGTAGATTGCCGGAGTTTGAGTCACGGCAACATCGCGCATGACCGTCTCCATATGGTCGTTTCAACGATCGCCGATCTCTACAAACAGCCCCATATGTTTTTTTCAGAGTCTAGAGCGGTGAAGACAGTTAGGTAGGGATCTTCATTTGCCCTCTGTTTGGGCTTAAAAGTTCATTTATAGGTGAAAATTTGCTGTGGCCGTAGATGCAGACTCGGCCTCGATGACAACAGCATCAATATGCGTCTGCACGGTGTAGTTATCAATCGCCATCCAAGTTACAGTAGGCATCTGGGAGGAAACTCAGCATGTCAGCCAAACTCTTTGTATCATCGCAAGTTACTATCGACTTTCATGAACCAAGTTTACACTCAACCTGCAATTCGGTAGATGTGAAGGCATGGCCCTGTTGCCCACGTGGGTGCCAACAATTAACTGAAGAGTGAGACTGTTGCGTTACTTCGATTAGATGGGATCATTTCCTGTGTCTGCACTCGGATGATAAGGATCAGAGTTACAGAAGACCATCAATGCGGTCTCCCTGAGGTCAGTCTGTGTCATTGGAGGGACATAGAATATCCGTGCAAGGCAAATCTCCGGACGTCACATCAAAGGATTGTCACTCGATCATAGCTGTGGGCAACGTAACACGATGACGCCGAAGTAAGCCAATTATCCAAGCTGATTGCCAAAGCTGTCAATTATCTCACGCTCATGAGCAAAGTATAACCCGCTTCAGGCGAGCTACAGTCTACCACAATCGTCGCTTGAGAGGATCACCTCAGCGGTGGTCAGGTAAACTAAAGCAAGTCTACATACAGGAACACGCGGTCTGTCCGCgctgtcaaggtcaagactgGTAGAATAGAAGAAAAATCCCAACACTGATCCCTGCTATACGCGAGTGAAGGAGAGGGATATCAAAAAATGCACGCAAAAAAACGCCACCAACCCTGCCGTGACGAAAAGGGATGCCTCAAGTCTATGCCAGCCCCATGATGCCTAAAGAAAGTCGTCGTAAAGATGCGGTCGTAATATGTGCAATGATGACTCGTCCGGTGCGCCGCGATATGCAATCATGATTTCGGTCTGTTGGGCAAAGAGCTGCCCTACCAAGGTCCAACCCGAACAGGTGCTCCGTACGTACCAGACATCAGCTGGTTGAGGATGGAATTGGGGTCAGAGGCACCAGCTGGTCCGGAATTCGCGCTGGGGTCCAACCAGCCAACACTCGTAGTCATGGCATTGATGGCGTAAGCGAGCCGGCCGCCAGATTGCTCGTTGTGTCGTGACAAGATCTGGTCCCATCCCCCACTGTGCAAGTTGATGCCTCCAGCCCTCTTGCCTGCCTCGTTAATAACAAGAGCCCAGGCCTTGGAGATCTCCTCGTATGCGTTTTCCTTGTGGTGTCGATACGTCTGGGGTTCCCAGTCGGGGAGCTTGTGAATAATGTTGGTGGCCTCGTTCAAGAACTCGAGCGACTTGGTGGGCTGAGTCTCGTTCGGGGGCAGAAATTGGGGAGTGAAATCGGAGAGTGCGTCAATCAAGGCCACAAGGGGCTCCTTGACTCGGTAGTAGGTGTATTCGGGACTCGTCTCGCCATAGGGAACTGCGTTACTCAGTTTTTCCATATAGCCCTGCAAAACCTCAACAACCGACGAAACGGACGGGCGAGGGGCCCCAGTTTCAACTTCATGGCCAATGTCGGGATGCCTTTCGCATATCCTCTCGAGGACAGTCCTCAGCTGGGCAGTATCGAGAGTCTCAAGGAGTCGAGGGAGAGCAAGGGGTCGGCCAATAACTTCGTTGGCACGAATCTTTTTCGAAGGGCGGGCGAGAGGTCGGGAAGAGATAGTGGGCGAACTCCGAGGAGACATggtctcatcgccatcttcgtcGGCTTTTCGCTTGCGGGTGGCCATGTTATGAAAGGGTGATACTGGGGTGAGGTTAGTggcaaagaagatcaaggGGTAAACAACACCAGGAGGGATGCAGCGAAAGGGATGAAAAGAACAACTCACAGGATCGCTGGGGGGAGAGACGATGGTTTTCGTGCTGATGAGGGAAAACCGGAGGTTGCGGCGAGAGCAAGACGTTCATGGTGAATGGAGGTGTATTTCACCGAACGGTACTCGACCGACAAGTTCGACGTTGGCCGACGAGGGAATAAGCCGGAAACGACAACGGTAATCACGCTATTCGAGCGTTTATGGAGATAAAGATGGTTTGATGGTGACGAATATGTTTGTTCGTAGGTAGGTCGTCGATTGCTGTGACGGCAGCAGGAATCTCACAAAGTGGAGAGTTTCGTCGAAAGGCAAAAGTTACCGTCGGCGGCGATAGTCAGGGGTCCAGCGAGGCGAATCAAAGGTCAAAGGAAATGATGCAGAGGGCCGGTATATGTTCTGACGAAGGGTCGAGCTCGGGCTCGCAGAGATTGAGGTCGAGGCGAGAGAGGACGATCGGGGGGATTGATGGCGTGAAGGAGGGTTTTGTGAGGTTGTGaggtggaggaagatgaaggacCCGCGGACGGGGATTGGAGTCGGGGTTGGGTTGGGCTTTGAGGGAGTTCCCAGGCTGTTTTTGGTTCCGTTGTCTGGGGCTAGCGTTTTTTCGCCTGggctggcctgggctgggcttgggTCACGGGCGCCTCATTCGCTGACAAGGGCCTGCCCGTCCTGGTTGGTGTCTTGGGCCGCAGGTTGAGGCCCACAGGCCACCAGTGAGAAGCTGGCTAGGTGCCTAGGCTGCCCGGGGCATCGCTAGCCGCACGTGACAACTCGGCGCCGTTCAGAGCGGCCATGGCGTCGTACGGAGCCGCTACAGTGGGAGAGTGGGTGATTAGTGGGGGTTAACCTTGCCGAGGTATCATCCAGGCGGACTCTTTTCATGCGTTGAAGTATTCAATTACGCCTCTACCTCTGCCATCACTCTCTTCCTCACCCACAAGCAAGATAGGTTCTCTCCTCCGTGACAAAGCACCTGTCAGAGTTGCGGAAGCATACCGCCTCGTAAGCCACCTCGCACACGTGTCAGCGGAATGGCTGGCGGGTCTCTCGGCCTGCCGGTCCCGGCTGTCATTTGCTGGCGCCGCAGTGCAAATTACGGAGGCACGCACCCTGAGGAGCTGAGGGAGCGCCTGGGCCCGGGCCGCTCGACGGGGTCGGGGTCCTTGCCCAATTCGTACCCCGTCCGGCGGTCTTTCCGGCCGGCGACGGTCTCGGCGTCCTGCATCTGCACTCTTCTGTCGGCGCCGAAGCAGCAATTTTTTCCCAGGTAGCATCCGGCGGACCTGCTCCTTTACTCGGAGGatttctttctttgttctcaAAAGTACTTGCGACAATTTATTACTAGGGCCTTCTGAGCCACGCCAAATGTGACAAAAGTGCATCTGGGCTGGTGGCCACCATCGAAAGCTCCGGGTCAAGCTGGGCCAATCCACGGGCGTCACTCCTTGGTCACCCGCATGTCCAAGGAACCGACGATGTGGCTAGCAACGCCCATTCAATGCAACGACGTAAGCGCTGGCCATTGAGAGCTAGGCCAAACACTTCGGCGGTCACGACGAGCTGGGCCTTTTCTATTCAATCCCAGTTTCTTTTTTTTGCCTCAAAGAAATCGCCTCCGAAACACGCATTCTTTCAGCCAAAGTCGTCTGCTTGCAGAGGCGCCAGTCTTTGACAGCCACTCTTCAATTTCCGCCCTCGACGCCAAGACTCTCCTGGCGTGAACCTTTGAGCCTAGGAAACCACCACGTTTTATCGGATGCAATGCTACGTTGTACCTTGGGTTGGGAGTCAAAGCACAAAGAATTTCCAGGGGCATCCCTCATTCAGGCACGTGCGGTGAATTGAATGTTGGGCATTTCCCTGTTTATTCATTGCCGTTTCAGACGGCCGATCCAGCTGCCACCTTGTCGCAAGTAGAGATGCCTCAGATCCCTGCTATGCAAAGCAATCATCCCGACATTCTGACTCACCGCCAAGGGATCTAGAAGATGCGTTGGCAAATTCAACATCTGCAAGTCGTCACAGAATTTTCTCTTTTGAGTCCATCAACATCTTTTCAGTTCCAGGAGGTTGGTATTTGATGTCTTCAATATCCGACATCTCATAAAACGGCATTTGCATGCCCCGCATCCGGAGGAATTGCAGGGGTCTAGCCTCCGGAGGGTGGACCCACCTTCGCCGATAGGTCCTTTTCTTATCTTATCGCAGGAGAAAGACAGGAAATTTTCCTGCGCTTCGAGGCTCGTGTTGCTTCGTCCAGATCAACCAGCCCAATCAGCACAAAATGGCgacaaaagagaagaaggagaaaaagtccaagtccaaggccgaAAAGCCTGAAAAGGCCGCCAAGGCGGAAAAGACTGCCGAGGTCGAAAAGACCGAATCGACCCAAGATGTCGACATGGCCGACACCGAGCCCACGCCCTCTTCGAAGCGCAAGATCGATGTTGAGGAGATCGAAGTCGACTTGACCGCCCCCGAGCCGCCGTCCAAGCGCGCCCGTCGTGcgctcaagaagggcaaggcccTCCCGGCGAAGCAAGATAGCGACGATGAGAGAAAGGaaggcaaggacaagaaggatgcGAACCGGTCAGAGCATAGCGTCTGGATTGGCAACCTGCCTTTCTACCTCACGTCCGTCGAGCTGCGCAAGTGGCTCGTGGACAACTCTGGAGAGGTCATCTCCGATGAGATGATAACCCGAGTCAAGCTCCCGACCAACAAGGAGCCCGGCCGCGACAAGACTGCCAAGCCCACCAACAAGGGTTTCGCCTACGTCGACTTTACAGACATCGGACCCAAGGTCGCCGCGATTGCGCTCTCCGAGACAGAAATGGGCGGGCGAAAGctcctcatcaaggacgCCAAGTCCTTCGAGGGCCGCCCCAAGAAGGAGCCCGAGCCCGTTGCTGTTGGAGAAACccccgaggccaaggcgcaGGCtaccaaggagcagaagaaggaggccaacgCCAGTCGCAAGATTTTTGTGGGCAACATGAGCTTCAAGACGACCGACGACGACCTGCGCAGGAACTTTGAAAAGTGCGGCGAGGTCGAGTGGGTCAAGGTGGCCACCTTTGAGGACACGGGCAAGTGCAAGGGTTTTGGCTGGGTTAAGTTCAGCGAGCCAGATGCCGCGGCGTGGGCTGTCAAGGGcttcgtcaagatcaaggaggaggttgagacggaggaggacttcaaggacgacgaggacaaggatgagaacCAACAGAAGAAGTACAAGATGCGCAAGTGGTGGGTCAACCGGATGCTGGGCCGCGAGCTCAAGAtcgagctggccgaggacgacCAAGTGCGGTACAAGAAACGGTTCGGCAAAGACAGGAAGGCGGATGATAGCAACAGCAACCCTCGTGGTCGACCTCCACCCAGGAGGAACGACCAGGCAggcggcgaggccaagagcgagGGTGGAGTGAAGCcgctcaaggaggccgaggacatTGCTGTCGCTAGGTTGACGGGCGCGGTGGTGAAGCACACAGGCACCAAGATGACTTTTGACTAGAGAAGCCAGTGGGAGGGAGGGGCCCCAATTCACGAGTTCAAGATACCCCAGTTTCAAGTCCACCATCCAATGCATGAGTGAATGAATGAGATCACATGCGATGCGAGTCTGTGGATCGTCTTTGGAATCACGGCCGTTGCTCCACTGCCCGACTCCGGGCGGCCGGAGGTCCGGTGCGGATCCGACTTCCCCGCATTCTGTTCCATCATGTTCATTTTAGGATATAACATCAGCATACCTGTAGAGCATTTAATTGACTTCTCCAGCTTCGTTTAGTATAACAAGTCATCATGTATGAATCCCAGGTCACGTTTGTCATGGACACCATCTGTCCTTGGTATGCACTCTCTCATGGCCATGCTCACAACTCATCACTGACTCTGTCTCAGGACATATCTCGCAAAGAAAAGGCATGAAACTTACATATATAGCCCAGATACAACCC is a window from the Fusarium keratoplasticum isolate Fu6.1 chromosome 5, whole genome shotgun sequence genome containing:
- a CDS encoding Tethering factor for nuclear proteasome STS1; translation: MNVLLSPQPPVFPHQHENHRLSPQRSLSPFHNMATRKRKADEDGDETMSPRSSPTISSRPLARPSKKIRANEVIGRPLALPRLLETLDTAQLRTVLERICERHPDIGHEVETGAPRPSVSSVVEVLQGYMEKLSNAVPYGETSPEYTYYRVKEPLVALIDALSDFTPQFLPPNETQPTKSLEFLNEATNIIHKLPDWEPQTYRHHKENAYEEISKAWALVINEAGKRAGGINLHSGGWDQILSRHNEQSGGRLAYAINAMTTSVGWLDPSANSGPAGASDPNSILNQLMSGTYGAPVRVGPW